The nucleotide window ATGCCATTGAGATACATTTTGATGCACAGTTGCTTGATGTCATCGGAGTAAGCCCAAGGACGGTAAGACTCGAGAAATTGGCGACCACACTGCTGGCACTGATAGCACTGTCTTCCGCGACGGTGACCGTTTTTAGCTGTGTGAGTGGAGTGACATTGAGGACATTTCATACCTTCATTGTGCCAAAGCCAGCATTACTCTTTCAGCAACGCCGAATTAGTAAGTCATAATCGTTGTGCTACTAGCTAGATGCTTTCAGAAACCAAGACTATCAATCTTTAGACTTCTCTCGCTTGAGCCCTTCTAGTTCTGCTTGCAGCTTAGCAATCTGATTCTTCAGTTGAGCAAAGCTTTGCAGGTGTTCGTAGCCTTCTAGCGTCACAGCGTCATAGTCAAAAAACTGCGCTAGAGCTAATTCGATTACCTGATTCGGCTGAAGCTGGTTCGCGTTGGCATAATCTGCGATCGCCCCTTGAGCAGTCGGCGGCAGCAAGTCTGTCAATTGGACGTCGTTGGGGATCGTGAAGGAACGTACTGCAACCATTGTCGCAATCTCCGTAAGCGAATACTGCTTCTTGTTAAACTCAGGGGTCAGCGTGAAAATCACCATCGCTTCAATTACTTCTAAGTATGGCAGATAATCCCCAGACAGAGGCACGATGGCAATTCGCACATCAGTAGAGACGTAGCCTGCGAAAAACAGCTCTACAAATACACTATGCCCGTCTCGAAAGCGGTTACGAATGTTGTTGCTTCTGCCGATATAAAGAATTCGTCCGTCTTGGTGTTTAAAGGCATAGAGTCCAGGGACCCGAGGCAAGTTGCGTCCATCCGGGCTTCCTTCATAACACTCCTCAAGCGGAATGCGATTGAGTAACTGAACTGTCTGCGTCACCCGCTTACGGGCGATGGTCAAGGCACCAGAGAGTTTTTCAGGAAAAGAGGATTGAGGCACGGCATCCGACACTCATGACTTCTAAAACCCCGGTTGTGCTGCTAAGCATTGCTATCAGACTCTGCGATCGCTAAGAGTTGCTGGAGTAATTTCTCTGCTTCTACATATTTCTGGGCAGAGAGCTTCGCTTTTTTCAGTTTGCTGACAGTAGTGCGAAGTGTTGCCTGAAATTGAATGGCTGGATCTGGATTCGATTGAGAGACAGGTAATTGTGGCGTCAGCAGCGACCGGACAGCCTCCGCAATTTGTTCGCGAGTCCAACTTTCTACGATTGCCTGTTCAAGGATTGACTGACGCTGATGCTCATCTGTGATTCGAGCCAAAGCTTTGCCAGCACTGTAAGGTATCTGACCTGTTCGAATTGCATTTTGGACATCTGGAGGCAGATTTAGGAGTGGCAACCGATGTTGAACAAAAGACTGCCAGCTAAAGCGTCCTAGCCCTTCAAAGGCATACTCAACTTCCCATAAAATTCGCTCAAACGTGACAGCATCGTCACTGTTATTCATCCACTGAGAAAGCTGCTCGTTGAGTGATCCGAGCGGCACCGTTCCCACACCCGTGTGGGAAGAAGCACTCTCCTCATTTTTGCGTTTGCGGTGCTGTTGATGAAGTCGATACAGTAGGCGAGGAACTTCTGCCGCTGGAATTTGCAGCTGTAGTGCCAGCAGCTCTACGATCGCATGAGTTTCCTCCACCGCATTGAGGTCTTCTCGATTCAAATTCTCAACCAGTCGAATCTGAGCGATATCAACCTCTTTCCACTGCTGCACTTCCTCAGGGGTCAAGATGCGAGCGCGAATTTCATTCAGTCCGGCTGCTTCTGCTGCCAGATAACGCCGCTCACCAAATACCAGCTCGTAATGTACTGGTTCTTGTACAGGTTGAAGCGGCTTTAGCAGTACAGGTTCGAGCACACCATATCTCTGCACCGATGCGGTGAGCTGAGCCATCTTGGCGCTATTGAAAGATTTACGCGGGTTCTTAGGACTGCGCTGAATTTGGCTGAGTGGAACTAGACATTCGTTGGATGTTAGTGCTGGAGCAGAAGTGGAAGCAGGCGCAACATCATAGAGCGAAGATAAACCACCCAGAGATCGCAGCTCCCGGTAGGGGCGTTCAGATTTTGAAGCTTTAACCATCACAACTTCACTTTTGTTTTACTGGAGTTATGAGGCGAGGTTTTTTTCTTACCTGTAGGCATTGGTTCAACTGGCTTACCCACACGCGTGTGGGTAGCGAGCAAAGAGTCTGCTAATGTTTGAAGCGACTGCAAAGCGGCATGGCGGCGGTCGTAAACCATCAAGGGTTGCCCCGCCTCAGAAGCATCTGCAAAAGCGGTCGCATTAGGGATGGGGTCAAACACAGTGCCGACTGCTGCAAGCTGTTCTCGCATTGCTTTCAACACTCGTTGATGTTGGCTTTTCGTTCTAGCGTGTTTGGTCGGAATAAACCCAAAAATACTTAAATCCGGATTAATTTCCCGTCTGACTAAGGCGATCGTTTCTAGGAGCAGATCAGTCCCTATCCAAGACTTGTACTCCGTTTCGACTGGAACCAGCACGCCATTGGAAGCAGTGAGTGCAGACACGCTTAGCAAGCCTAAGCTTGGGGGGCAGTCAATTAGAATCCAGTCGTAGCGAT belongs to Trichocoleus sp. FACHB-46 and includes:
- a CDS encoding ParB/RepB/Spo0J family partition protein, which encodes MVKASKSERPYRELRSLGGLSSLYDVAPASTSAPALTSNECLVPLSQIQRSPKNPRKSFNSAKMAQLTASVQRYGVLEPVLLKPLQPVQEPVHYELVFGERRYLAAEAAGLNEIRARILTPEEVQQWKEVDIAQIRLVENLNREDLNAVEETHAIVELLALQLQIPAAEVPRLLYRLHQQHRKRKNEESASSHTGVGTVPLGSLNEQLSQWMNNSDDAVTFERILWEVEYAFEGLGRFSWQSFVQHRLPLLNLPPDVQNAIRTGQIPYSAGKALARITDEHQRQSILEQAIVESWTREQIAEAVRSLLTPQLPVSQSNPDPAIQFQATLRTTVSKLKKAKLSAQKYVEAEKLLQQLLAIAESDSNA
- a CDS encoding ParA family protein; protein product: MAVITSIFNQAGGVAKSTLTLNLGHILSQAGQKVLLVDFDPQGSLTIFAGFEPWDLPVTVYDTLMGNYSTQEALISVLEQAIVSAHNMDLLPANRRLGKAELELFTALNRERKLAAMLDPLRDRYDWILIDCPPSLGLLSVSALTASNGVLVPVETEYKSWIGTDLLLETIALVRREINPDLSIFGFIPTKHARTKSQHQRVLKAMREQLAAVGTVFDPIPNATAFADASEAGQPLMVYDRRHAALQSLQTLADSLLATHTRVGKPVEPMPTGKKKTSPHNSSKTKVKL